ACCGCTCCCCGCCGACGCGCACGACCGCGACCTCTGGGAGACCTGGGGGCTGCGCGAGTACGCCGGCCGGTCCTGGTTCGACGTGCCGTGGCTCTGGTCCGAGAGCTGGTTCTACCGCCGGCTGCTCCAGGCCGTCGGCTACTTCGGCCCCGGCCCCTGGCAGGGCATCGACCCCTTCCGCCCCTCCAAACTGGCCGAACTCGACTCCCCTGAGACCGACGAGGAACTGGCCGCGCTCGACGACCTCGCAGGCCTGCCCGCCGGCGAACAGGCACAGGCCCTGCTGCACGGCTCCCTCTGGGGCAACCGCGCCGACCTCGGCTTCCGTCTCTCCGCCGAGGGCGCACGGGCCGCCGACGCCGCCCCCGGACTGGTCGCCGACGACAGCGACCGCCTGTGGGCCCTGCTCGGCGACTCCGGCACGGGCACCCTGTGCCTGGTCGCCGACAACGCGGGCCGCGAACTCGTCCCCGACCTGCTCCTCATCGCCCATCTCCTGGCCCACGGGCGCATCGGACGGGCCGTCCTGCACGTCAAGCCCTACCCGTACTACGTCTCCGACGCCACCACCGCCGACGTCGTCGACGCGCTGCGCCGCCTGACCGGTGCCGGGGGAACGGCCGCCGGGTACGGACAGCGTCTGTGGTCCGCCCTGGCCGACGGCCGCCTCACCCTCCGCGCCCATCCCTTCTCCTGCGCCCCGCTGCCGTACGAGCAGATGCCCGCCGACCTGCGCGCCGACTTCGCCTCGGCCACGCTCACCGTCGTCAAGGGAGACCTCAACTACCGCCGCCTGGTGGGCGACCGGCTCTGGGCCCCGACCACGCCGTTCCGGGACGTCACCGCGTACTTCCCCGGCCCGGTCGCCGCCCTGCGCACCCTGAAGTCCGACGTGATCACCGGCCTCGACGCCCGCACCGAGGCCGAACTGGTCGCGGCGGAGGACCAGCGCTGGCGCACCAGCGGCACGCACGCGCTGATCCAGATGAGCACCTCCGGGTAGGTCAGCTCACCTTCACGTCCTGCCACACCAGCCGGTGGTCCGACGTCGGAACCGTCGAGCCGTCCCCCACCAGCCGGTACAACGGGTCGCCGGGCGTCGGCCAGAACACGCCGTTCGCGCCCGGTGTCAGGCCCCGGGACGGGATGACGTGGTCGACGCGCAGGTTGCCGGGTGCGGTGTCGCCGAAGTCGGCGGTGTCGTACGCCGGGTCACCGATGTGCGAGGCGTTCGCGCCGCCCTGGAGCCGGGCCGCCGCCACCCCGCCCCTGCTCGCCGGCGGTGTTGCAGGCGGGTTCACCGCCGGGTGCTCCAACAGCTGCCGTACGGCGTGGTCGTAGCTGTCGCCGTCGTACGGATCGGCGTTGAGGTCTCCCGCGATCACGAACCGCGCCCCGGGCCGCAGTCCGCCGCGCCGGCCCCGGTCGTCGTACAGGTACGCGCCGCGCCGGCGTGCGCCGATGTAGTCGGCCCACAGGCGTATCTCGTCGTGGTTGCGCCGGCCGTTGCGGTCCTCGGGGCCGTCGAAGGTGGGCGGGGTCGGGTGCGACACCAGGAAGTGCACGGTGTCCCGGCCGATCCGCACGGGCACGTCCCAGTGGCTCTTGGAGGACAGCCGCAGGATCGCCCGGGCCTCGTCGCTGTAGTAGCCCTCCGGCATGACGTTGCCCGGCATGTCCTTCCACAGGAAGTGCTGGAAGGTGCGTACCGCGCGCGTGTCGATCGGGTACTTGGACAGCACGACCATGCCGTACTGGCCGGGGAACCAGCCGTACCCGTAGGCGTCCTGCCCGTAGGCGTCCGAACCGGGCGTCGTGACGGCCCCGTTCTTCCCGTCCAGGTCCACTCCCGTGGCGACGCCCGTGTTCACGGGCCCGGTGAAGCGGTACGGATAGCGGACCGGGCGGGCGCCGCGCTGCCCCACCGCCAGGTAGTTGCGCAGGAACAGGCGGACCGCCGCTGCCTCGTCGTCGTAGTCGAACTCGTTGATCAGCAGCACGTCCGGGTCGACCCGCTGGATCGTCTCGGCGGCGTTGCGCGCCTGGGCGTTGTCCGGGGTGGACAGGTCCCGGACGAGGGCGCCCTGCGCGGAGCGGTTCAGGGAGGCGTTGAACGTGGCGAACCGCACGGTGCGCCCGTGCCGTTCGGACGCCGAGGCGTTCAGGGCGGTCGCACCGGCCAGCGCCGCCCCCGCGAGCGAGGTGAGCGCGGCCCGGCGCGGCAGGACTCGGGGCTGCTTCATGGTGGACTCCGGTGAACGAGAGGGACGTGAACTGCCAGGGTGCGGACGTAAGTCTGCGCGCGTAGAGATGAACGCCACAAGGTCCGGCGAGAACTCCCGCATTCATTCCCGATTCACGCGATGGTGTGATCATGTCCGGTCCCGCGGATGCCGCCGCGAGGCGCCGGGTAGGGCCCGGCCATGACGCAGCCGTTCGAACTCCCGTACTTCTACATGCCGCATCCCGCGCGGCTGAACCCTCATCTCGACGAGGCCCGCGCCCATTCGACCGAGTGGGCGCGCGAGATGGGCATGCTGGAGGGATCCGGCGTCTGGGAGCAGGCCGACCTCGACGCACACGACTACGGCCTGCTCTGCGCCTACACCCACCCCGACTGCGACGGCCCCGCCCTCTCCCTCATCACCGACTGGTACGTGTGGGTCTTCTTCTTCGACGACCACTTCCTGGAGATGTACAAGCGCAGCCAGGACCGCGTCGCCGGCAAGGCCCACCTGGACCGGCTGCCCCTCTTCATGCCGCTGGACCTCTCGACTCCCGTACCGGAGCCGGAGAACCCGGTCGAGGCGGGCCTCGCCGACCTGTGGGCGCGTACGGTGCCGAAGATGTCGCAGAACTGGCGCCGCCGCTTCGCCGTGGCGACCGAGCACCTGCTGAACGAGTCCCTCTGGGAGCTGTCCAACATCAACGAGGGGCGGATCGCCAACCCCGTCGAGTACATCGAGATGCGCCGCAAGGTGGGCGGCGCCCCCTGGTCCGCGGGCCTCGTGGAGTACGCGACGGCCGAAGTGCCCGCGTCCGTGGCGGAGTCCAGGCCGCTCAGGGTGCTGATGGAGACGTTCTCCGACGCCGTGCACCTGCGCAACGACCTGTTCTCCTACCAGCGGGAGGTCGAGGACGAGGGCGAGAACAGCAACGGCGTGCTCGTCGTGGAGACCTTCTTCGGCTGCACAACCCAGGAGGCCGCGGACACCGTCAACGACGTCCTCACGTCCCGCCTCCACCAGTTCGAGCACACGGCGTTCACCGAAGTGCCCGCGGTGGCCCTGGAGAACGGCCTCACTCCCGGCGAGGTCGCGGCCGTGGCGGCGTACACCAAGGGACTCCAGGACTGGCAGTCCGGCGGCCACGAGTGGCATCTGCGCTCCAGCCGCTACATGAACGAGAACGCGCGCGGCGGCAAGCCGTGGCCGGGGTGCAGCGGCATGGGCACCTCCGCCGCCGACGTACGCGCCCTGCTCGCCGCGGCCGGAGCGGAGCGGCTGCGCGCCTACACGCACGTGCCGTACCAGAAGGTCGGGCCGTCCCGGATCCCCGACATCCGCATGCCGTTCCCGCTTCAGCTCAGCCCGCATCTCGACGGCGCCCGCCGGAACCTGACCGACTGGGTCAATCGCATGGGCATGCTCGGCGAGGGTGTCTGGGACGCGGACAAACTCCGGGCCTACGACCTCCCGCTCTGCGCGGCGGGCCTCGACCCGGACGCCACTCCCGGGGCCCTCGACCTCAGCTCGCAGTGGCTCGCCTGGGGCACCTACGGTGACGACTACTACCCGCTGGTCTACGGCCACCGCCGCGACCTGGTCGCCGCCCGGCTGACCACGGCCCGCCTGTCCGACTGCATGCCGGTCGCAGGCGAGGCGCCGCCGGCCCCCGCCAACGCCATGGAGCGCGGCCTTGTCGACCTGTGGCTGCGCACCACCGCGGACATGACGCCCGAGGCGCGGCGCACCCTGAAGGACGCGATCAACGTCATGACCGAGAGCTGGGTGTGGGAACTGTCCAACCAGCTCCAGAACCGCGTCCCCGACCCGGTCGACTACCTGGAGATGCGCCGCGCGACCTTCGGCTCCGACCTCACCCTGAGCCTGTGCCGGATGGGCCACGGCCCGGCCGTCCCGCCCGAGATCTACCGCAGCGGCCCGGTCCGCTCCCTGGAGAACGCCGCGATCGACTTCGCGTGCCTGACCAACGACGTCTTCTCGTACCAGAAGGAGATCGAGTACGAGGGCGAGATCCACAACGCGATCCTCGTCGTGCAGTCCTTCTTCGGCTGCGACTACCCGACCGCCCTCGGCATCGTGCACGACCTGATGAGCCAGCGCATGCGGCAGTTCGAGCACGTGGTCGAGCACGAACTGCCCGTCCTGTACGAGGATTTCCAGCTCACGGACGAGGGCCGCGCCGTCATGCAGGAGTACGTCACGGATCTTCAGAACTGGATGGCGGGCATCCTCAACTGGCACCGCGAGGTGGACCGCTACAAGGCCGACTGGCTGGCCCGGCGTGCTCACGGCTTCCTCCCGGACCGGCCGCCCGCCCTGCCCGTGCCCGCTCTCGGCTGAGGCGGCACTTTCCGGCCAGATCCGCCTGGAACGGGACATCGAGGAACTCCCGGCAGTGCGCCGGGGGTCTACCTGAATGAGGGGAACAGGCGACGCGCCACACGGGGTTACCACCGCTCTTGTCGGGCAGGGTGCCCGGTCCTTCAGGGCCGGGGTGAATGCCGGCTGTCGCGCAGTGGGGCAGAGGTAGCCGAATCGCTTTCAAGGCGATTCGGCACCCCACCCGACTCAACAGCACGTCGTACAAGGTGCAGCAACTCGGAGTTGACGGAGCGCTCTTCGGACGCGGCAAGGTCCTTGAGCTTGGCGTATAGGTCATCAGGGATACGGAAATTGAAGATTGCCATGGGGTTACGATAACCCTAGAATGGGGTCATGGCCAGATTTCGGATGTACCCAACGAGCGAGCAGCAGGAGCAGATGCTCTTGCACTGCGCGCACGCCCGGTACGTCTGGAATCTTGCCGTTGAGCAGCACGCACACTGGAAGCCCGGACGGAAGTCCGCACCGGGGTTCGCGGAACAGTGCCGTCAGCTCACCGAGGCCCGGCGGGAAAATGAATGGCTCGCTGCCGGGAACGCGGACGTGCAGCAGCAAGCCCTGAAAGACTTCGCCAAGGCCAAGAACGCCCGCTTCAGCTCTGGGTTCGGGGAGCCGACCTGGCGCAAGAAGTACGTGCACGAGGGCTTCCGCGTCATCGGTAACGACCGCGTACCCGAGCACAACGCGGACGGCACGACGAAGCTGAATCCGAAGACCGGCAAGCAGGTCATGGGCCGCTCGGTGGTGGTGCACAAGCTCAACCGGCGCTGGGCTCAGGTCAGGGTGCCCGGCTGCGGCTGGGTGCGCTTCCGCCTCACCCGCGCCGAGCCGCCCGACGCGAAG
The genomic region above belongs to Streptomyces coeruleorubidus and contains:
- a CDS encoding damage-control phosphatase ARMT1 family protein, which codes for MPDTPSAPVLLGDQPGSFPHSVLAERHPAIIRQVREAFPYEPGQHRALDELLANCTKGEIEPLPADAHDRDLWETWGLREYAGRSWFDVPWLWSESWFYRRLLQAVGYFGPGPWQGIDPFRPSKLAELDSPETDEELAALDDLAGLPAGEQAQALLHGSLWGNRADLGFRLSAEGARAADAAPGLVADDSDRLWALLGDSGTGTLCLVADNAGRELVPDLLLIAHLLAHGRIGRAVLHVKPYPYYVSDATTADVVDALRRLTGAGGTAAGYGQRLWSALADGRLTLRAHPFSCAPLPYEQMPADLRADFASATLTVVKGDLNYRRLVGDRLWAPTTPFRDVTAYFPGPVAALRTLKSDVITGLDARTEAELVAAEDQRWRTSGTHALIQMSTSG
- a CDS encoding endonuclease/exonuclease/phosphatase family protein, whose amino-acid sequence is MKQPRVLPRRAALTSLAGAALAGATALNASASERHGRTVRFATFNASLNRSAQGALVRDLSTPDNAQARNAAETIQRVDPDVLLINEFDYDDEAAAVRLFLRNYLAVGQRGARPVRYPYRFTGPVNTGVATGVDLDGKNGAVTTPGSDAYGQDAYGYGWFPGQYGMVVLSKYPIDTRAVRTFQHFLWKDMPGNVMPEGYYSDEARAILRLSSKSHWDVPVRIGRDTVHFLVSHPTPPTFDGPEDRNGRRNHDEIRLWADYIGARRRGAYLYDDRGRRGGLRPGARFVIAGDLNADPYDGDSYDHAVRQLLEHPAVNPPATPPASRGGVAAARLQGGANASHIGDPAYDTADFGDTAPGNLRVDHVIPSRGLTPGANGVFWPTPGDPLYRLVGDGSTVPTSDHRLVWQDVKVS
- the cyc2 gene encoding germacradienol/geosmin synthase Cyc2, coding for MTQPFELPYFYMPHPARLNPHLDEARAHSTEWAREMGMLEGSGVWEQADLDAHDYGLLCAYTHPDCDGPALSLITDWYVWVFFFDDHFLEMYKRSQDRVAGKAHLDRLPLFMPLDLSTPVPEPENPVEAGLADLWARTVPKMSQNWRRRFAVATEHLLNESLWELSNINEGRIANPVEYIEMRRKVGGAPWSAGLVEYATAEVPASVAESRPLRVLMETFSDAVHLRNDLFSYQREVEDEGENSNGVLVVETFFGCTTQEAADTVNDVLTSRLHQFEHTAFTEVPAVALENGLTPGEVAAVAAYTKGLQDWQSGGHEWHLRSSRYMNENARGGKPWPGCSGMGTSAADVRALLAAAGAERLRAYTHVPYQKVGPSRIPDIRMPFPLQLSPHLDGARRNLTDWVNRMGMLGEGVWDADKLRAYDLPLCAAGLDPDATPGALDLSSQWLAWGTYGDDYYPLVYGHRRDLVAARLTTARLSDCMPVAGEAPPAPANAMERGLVDLWLRTTADMTPEARRTLKDAINVMTESWVWELSNQLQNRVPDPVDYLEMRRATFGSDLTLSLCRMGHGPAVPPEIYRSGPVRSLENAAIDFACLTNDVFSYQKEIEYEGEIHNAILVVQSFFGCDYPTALGIVHDLMSQRMRQFEHVVEHELPVLYEDFQLTDEGRAVMQEYVTDLQNWMAGILNWHREVDRYKADWLARRAHGFLPDRPPALPVPALG
- a CDS encoding Arc family DNA-binding protein, with protein sequence MAIFNFRIPDDLYAKLKDLAASEERSVNSELLHLVRRAVESGGVPNRLESDSATSAPLRDSRHSPRP